The stretch of DNA TCTCATCTTCTAACGATCTGGCCAAAAAAAATCTGAACTGCACCATGGTGTATGTCTGCATGTTTTCGAAAAAATAAATTTGACCATGGATTAGTATCATGGTTGTGGAACTACTAATACAATTAAgatgttttttctttttaaattccAATGCCCCTTGTGCTATAGATTAGGAAGATCAGTGTAAATTGATATTGGAACTAGAAAGCAATTTGTGAAGACTGGTTTTTACTCCATTTGGCTTGAAGGTGAAAGGTTGTTGAGCCGGTTTGCTGCTGCACAATGGGATAAAGATCAGTGGCGTCCTTTCATGGAGCCGTTGTGGTTCACCAAATCTATTCCTATGTATTGTCTTCATGACCGCAGAGCTCAACATATTCTTCCTCAAGTTCTGTCTATGCATCCCTCCAAGGAATCCCTTGGTCATAAATAGGTTGATCCTATGGTGATTGATTAGCTGATTGCTATTCCAACGATCTCTGAGTACAATTCCTTACAAGACGGTTAGCCTAAGAAAGTAAGAATGCTATTCAGTTTTTCCCAACATCACACATGAAAATAGTTTTAACTTTATGTTTGGgagggaaaaaaaagaaatattctGCAACTTGTTTGCTGACCATTTCAGATGGCCATGCTTTGATTTTATTTGGTTAGTACTTCTGCAAGGACATACAGTAAATGTTGGATGAATATAATAAAGTCATGAAGCAAGTTTATTTAGTGGATTATCATGTCTCTGATGCTTAGATTGCTTGGATGCGTCTTAGAAAAGCTTCCTACTGAATTTGTGACATACATATGTCATAGGAATTTTATTCCTTATCGAGAAGTACTTTCCCAATTTGGCTCTTCATGTGTTGTGCCAGCTGATACTTGACATttgatatttttttcttctcccgttgcaacgcacgggtatATTTCCTAGTACATATCTATACGTGAGAATGGAGATAGTTAGTGCAGAACCAAGATAATTGGAGTAGAAGAACTGGGTGTGGTAGCACGTTCGTTAACGACGCAACACATTTGTGCATCACAGTACAATTTTAGGCTCGTCATCTATCACCATCTCAGTCGTGTGCAGGCTCGTCATTTATCACCATCTCAGCCATGCAATGTAAGTGCAGGGTTGGCTAATAATGATGAATTTACAGGGTATGATTATCAGCCCAAACACAGGCAGTATGACCTGAAATCTGGAAAATGATCGAAGGCAAAATTAATCACTATCCTATCGAAACTCGAATGAGATCGACTTAGCCATAGCACAAATTAAACCGAGTGCCATCATCCATCCATATCCAATGCAAAttgaacacacacacacacacacacacacacacacacacacacacacacacaccatatGGCATATAATAATATCCTTGCCTTTTGACACAGATAAGTAGATCGATTAAACCTCTAGCTACTTGCTTATGTTTATCTAGCTAGATATCTAATAAACTCTTGGGTAACGAATGGAATAATCAATCACGAGAAGAACTTGTAGGTGGAGGCGTTGACGATGATCGACCGGAGGCCACCAATGGGTGCAAACACCGTCAGGAGCACGCCAACTATGATGCAAAACTGCAGGTCATGTCAAAGGCACCCCATTTATTTATTAGCATTGTATATCAAAGATTTTCCCAAATCACATGCATGAATAATAATGCATCGTCAATACATTCTATTCTTGAggtattaaaagaagaaaaaaaatactgtgAAATAATGACGTACCCAGTTGATGAACCATGAGAGGCTAAACGTCTTTGGCTTCTTAATCTTGAGCCATAGGATGCAGGGAAGCTGTTTGGTTGTCGTGCAGTAGTTTGATTTGGGTTCAGTCAAAATTAGTTATGAGTACATCACAAGAACATGAAGTGCTTAGAAAATAATGGGTTGAAGCAAACAGATAGAAAATTCTAAAGGATCTCTCACATAGTAGGTTGTCGGCGCAAATGCAAAGCCACCAAAGAACCCTAGCAACCCCCCGAAGAACGGCACGGCGATGCCAACCAGAGCTGTGAACACTGCACGTACGACGACACAAGTAAATGGATGATCGGAGCAACCAATAAATGATGAACGACACTAGCTATATATAATAGGCAGGTTTTCTTGGTCACTACACTATCACTATGTATATAATCAGGTCATTTAATAAATGCGTTGATATATATACAAGTACTACCCACCAACATAGAGTGAGCGCGCTATCAAACGGAGAGGCAGGCCTGGCCTGAACCGGAGTTTCTTCACCAGGAACGTCTCGAGCATGTCAAACACGGGCATGGCGTAgatctattattatatatataaatgtgtCATGGATGGATTTATCACAAGGaaggaattaattaaggtacgTAGCTGTGCGGTATGAAATTTTGGGACCTGGTAGCTGCCGATGACGTGGACGACGACGAAGATGTTAGCCATGGCGATGAGCCAGCGTGGCTTCTCGAGTGTGATGAGGATGTTGTCGTCGACGGCATTGCCGAAGACGTAGTAGCCGACGAACGCCACGGGGAGGTAGCAGATGGCGACGACGATGTAGGCGAGGACGACGCCCTGCCACATGGGCTTCTTGGACGGCTTGTCGGGCGTGGACGGGATGGTGGCCTGGATCTCCAGCACCACGTTGTGCCCCGCGTACGCGAACGCCACGTCCCCCAGCGCGCTCAGAAAATTGAACGTCTGCCCCGTCGCCGTGGACGCCTTCATGCTGTAA from Sorghum bicolor cultivar BTx623 chromosome 8, Sorghum_bicolor_NCBIv3, whole genome shotgun sequence encodes:
- the LOC8061223 gene encoding lysine histidine transporter 2, producing MAPPSSMSTEKEEKAIDDWLPITSSRNAKWWYSAFHNVTAMVGAGVLSLPYAMSELGWGPGVVAMLLSWVITLYTLWQMVEMHECVPGKRFDRYHELGQHAFGDKLGLWIVVPQQLIVEVGVCIVYMVTGGKSFEKCYAVSCPDCKPLNTSSWIMIFAAIHLLLSQLPNFNSITLVSLAAAVMSLSYSTIAWAASAHKGRHAAVDYSMKASTATGQTFNFLSALGDVAFAYAGHNVVLEIQATIPSTPDKPSKKPMWQGVVLAYIVVAICYLPVAFVGYYVFGNAVDDNILITLEKPRWLIAMANIFVVVHVIGSYQIYAMPVFDMLETFLVKKLRFRPGLPLRLIARSLYVVFTALVGIAVPFFGGLLGFFGGFAFAPTTYYLPCILWLKIKKPKTFSLSWFINWFCIIVGVLLTVFAPIGGLRSIIVNASTYKFFS